One window of the Microvirga mediterraneensis genome contains the following:
- a CDS encoding glycosyltransferase, whose translation MKIAFVHQNFPGQFLRLARTFVAEGHEVVGLGMVKQCSIPGVKYFSYNAVPGPEDAPYQNRYSPVVPRLRRAYGVAHKAKALAEQGFEPDVVVVNTGWGENLFLKDVWPKARHVAYFEYYYHAKGQDLDFDPEFPVTDEEVIWRLRLKNSMQLGALDAADAAVAPTRYQRDTFPTYLRDRLAIIHDGIDTQRLQPDPNVRIQLGENGPQLTREKPVVTYVTRNIEPMRGAHVVFKSLPYLLDIDPELRVVVIGGRGTSYSGSAPKGQTWFDVFKSRIERPVDWSRIHFVGNLPYDQFVRVLQVSSAHVYMTYPFVLSWSSIEAMALECRIVASDTEPVREIVQDGVNGRLFPFFDEKALAERVRETLADREKSAAMAAEARRIAVSKYDYETVCLPQWREFLGIK comes from the coding sequence ATGAAAATCGCTTTCGTTCACCAGAATTTTCCAGGCCAGTTCCTTCGTCTGGCCAGGACCTTCGTGGCCGAGGGGCATGAGGTCGTGGGCCTGGGGATGGTCAAGCAATGCTCCATCCCGGGGGTGAAGTACTTCTCCTACAATGCGGTCCCCGGCCCGGAGGACGCGCCTTATCAGAACCGTTACTCCCCGGTCGTCCCGCGCCTGCGCCGGGCCTATGGCGTCGCCCACAAGGCCAAGGCCCTGGCGGAGCAGGGGTTCGAGCCGGATGTGGTGGTGGTCAACACGGGCTGGGGCGAGAACCTGTTCCTGAAGGACGTCTGGCCCAAGGCCCGCCACGTGGCCTATTTCGAATATTATTATCACGCCAAGGGGCAGGACCTCGATTTCGATCCCGAGTTCCCGGTCACCGACGAGGAGGTGATCTGGCGCCTGCGCCTGAAGAACTCCATGCAGCTCGGCGCCCTCGATGCCGCCGATGCGGCCGTGGCCCCGACCCGCTACCAGCGGGACACGTTCCCGACCTACCTGCGGGACCGTCTCGCCATCATCCATGACGGGATCGACACCCAGAGGCTTCAGCCCGACCCGAACGTCAGGATCCAGCTCGGCGAGAACGGGCCGCAGCTCACCCGTGAGAAGCCCGTGGTCACCTATGTGACCCGCAACATCGAGCCCATGCGCGGCGCCCACGTGGTCTTCAAGAGCCTGCCTTATCTTCTCGACATCGATCCCGAGCTTCGCGTGGTCGTCATCGGCGGCCGGGGAACGAGCTATTCCGGTTCCGCCCCGAAGGGGCAAACCTGGTTCGACGTCTTCAAATCCCGAATCGAGCGACCGGTGGACTGGTCCCGGATCCATTTCGTCGGAAACCTGCCTTACGACCAGTTCGTGCGGGTCCTGCAGGTCTCCTCGGCCCACGTCTACATGACCTATCCCTTCGTGCTCTCCTGGTCCTCCATCGAGGCCATGGCGCTGGAATGCCGGATCGTGGCCTCGGACACCGAACCGGTCCGCGAGATTGTCCAGGACGGCGTCAATGGACGCCTCTTCCCCTTCTTCGACGAGAAGGCTCTCGCGGAGCGGGTGCGCGAGACGCTGGCGGACAGGGAGAAGTCCGCCGCCATGGCCGCGGAAGCCCGACGGATCGCCGTTTCGAAATACGATTACGAGACCGTCTGCCTGCCCCAGTGGCGCGAGTTCCTGGGGATCAAATAG
- a CDS encoding aa3-type cytochrome c oxidase subunit IV codes for MADTKHAPHGGYSPDMDGRAHEATYHGFVQFAEIATAVIICHVLALAVGGIKHAWLTAIFGVILSLVAGGIGAVAPSVGVRAPAAVGILLVLALILY; via the coding sequence ATGGCCGATACAAAACATGCGCCGCACGGGGGCTACAGTCCGGATATGGACGGCCGCGCTCACGAGGCGACCTATCACGGATTTGTCCAGTTTGCGGAAATCGCCACCGCGGTCATCATCTGCCACGTGCTGGCGCTGGCCGTCGGCGGCATCAAGCATGCCTGGCTCACGGCGATCTTCGGCGTGATCCTCTCGCTCGTCGCGGGCGGCATCGGCGCAGTGGCTCCCTCCGTGGGCGTGCGAGCTCCGGCAGCAGTCGGAATCCTCCTCGTCCTGGCGCTCATCCTCTACTGA
- a CDS encoding Re/Si-specific NAD(P)(+) transhydrogenase subunit alpha, with protein sequence MRIAVLSETDGAETRVSATPETVKKYKSLGADVVVQAGAGIKAGIPDAEFEAAGASIVSSAEDALKDADVVLKVRRPAEGELTGVKPGALVIAIMDPYGQDAALKALADARVSAFAMELMPRITRAQVMDVLSSQANLAGYRAVIDGAAEYGRAMPMMMTAAGTVPAARVFVMGAGVAGLQAIATARRLGAVVTATDVRPAAKEQVESLGAKFIAVEDDEFKQAETAGGYAKEMSDAYKAKQAELVASHIAKQDIVVTTALIPGRPAPKLVSRAMVESMKPGSVIVDLAVERGGNCELAQAGQVVDHNGVKIVGHLNVPGRLAASASSLYAKNLYAFVETLVDKETKALAVKWDDELVKATCLTRDGAIVHTAFQPTA encoded by the coding sequence ATGCGGATCGCCGTTCTCTCCGAAACCGATGGAGCGGAGACCCGTGTTTCCGCCACCCCTGAAACGGTCAAGAAATACAAAAGCCTCGGCGCGGACGTGGTCGTCCAGGCCGGGGCCGGCATCAAGGCCGGCATTCCCGATGCCGAGTTCGAGGCCGCAGGGGCGTCCATCGTCAGCTCGGCTGAGGATGCCCTGAAGGATGCCGATGTCGTCCTCAAGGTCCGCCGCCCCGCCGAGGGTGAGCTGACGGGCGTTAAGCCCGGCGCCCTCGTCATCGCCATCATGGACCCCTACGGCCAGGACGCCGCGCTCAAGGCCCTGGCCGATGCGCGGGTCTCCGCCTTCGCCATGGAGCTGATGCCCCGCATCACCCGCGCGCAGGTCATGGACGTGCTGTCCTCCCAGGCCAATCTCGCCGGCTACCGGGCCGTCATCGACGGTGCCGCCGAATACGGCCGTGCCATGCCGATGATGATGACGGCGGCCGGCACCGTGCCGGCGGCCCGGGTCTTCGTCATGGGCGCAGGCGTCGCCGGTCTCCAGGCCATCGCCACCGCCCGTCGCCTCGGCGCCGTGGTGACCGCCACCGACGTGCGTCCCGCCGCCAAGGAGCAAGTGGAGAGCCTGGGCGCCAAGTTCATCGCGGTCGAGGACGACGAGTTCAAGCAGGCCGAGACCGCCGGCGGCTACGCCAAGGAAATGTCGGACGCTTACAAGGCCAAGCAGGCCGAGCTTGTCGCCTCCCATATCGCCAAGCAGGACATCGTCGTCACCACGGCGCTCATTCCCGGCCGCCCGGCCCCGAAGCTCGTCTCGCGGGCCATGGTTGAATCCATGAAACCCGGCTCGGTCATCGTCGATCTGGCGGTGGAGCGCGGCGGCAATTGCGAGCTGGCCCAGGCAGGCCAAGTGGTGGACCATAACGGCGTGAAGATCGTGGGCCACCTCAACGTGCCCGGACGCCTCGCCGCCAGCGCATCCAGCCTCTACGCGAAGAACCTCTATGCCTTCGTCGAGACGCTGGTGGACAAGGAAACCAAGGCTCTGGCCGTGAAATGGGACGACGAGCTGGTCAAGGCCACCTGCCTGACCCGTGACGGCGCCATCGTCCACACCGCCTTCCAGCCGACCGCTTAA
- a CDS encoding proton-translocating transhydrogenase family protein, producing the protein MATLTPEQAVEQARAAAEAARRPAEAAQTIADQVAEAAGNAAAIVTHGAVDPTVFRLAIFVLAIFVGYYVVWSVTPALHTPLMSVTNAISSVIVVGALLAVGVNVAPSLGEGPIWARALGFVGLVLASINIFGGFLVTQRMLAMYRKKG; encoded by the coding sequence ATGGCAACGCTTACGCCCGAACAGGCCGTCGAGCAGGCCCGAGCGGCGGCAGAGGCTGCCCGCCGCCCGGCCGAGGCGGCCCAGACCATCGCCGACCAAGTGGCCGAGGCCGCCGGCAATGCCGCCGCAATCGTGACCCACGGGGCCGTCGACCCGACCGTGTTCCGCCTCGCGATCTTCGTGCTGGCAATCTTCGTCGGCTACTACGTGGTCTGGTCGGTGACCCCGGCGCTGCATACGCCGCTGATGTCGGTCACCAACGCCATCTCATCGGTGATCGTGGTCGGCGCGCTGCTGGCGGTGGGCGTCAACGTGGCGCCGTCCCTCGGCGAAGGCCCGATCTGGGCCCGGGCGCTCGGCTTCGTCGGCCTTGTGCTTGCCAGCATCAACATCTTCGGCGGCTTCCTGGTGACCCAGCGCATGCTTGCCATGTACCGCAAGAAGGGATGA
- a CDS encoding NAD(P)(+) transhydrogenase (Re/Si-specific) subunit beta — MSANLASILYLVSGVLFILALRGLSHPTTSRQGNLYGMVGMGIAILTTLFVSPPSGFGGWALVVLGLAIGGGIGAVVAKRVPMTAMPQLVAAFHSLVGLAAVLVAAGALYAPQAFGIGSEGTIHGGSLFEMALGVAIGAITFTGSVIAFLKLDGRMSGRPILLPSRHLINIALGLLLLVLLVVFIRTESHAAFWLIVLVSFVLGVTLIIPIGGADMPVVVSMLNSYSGWAAAGIGFTLGNLALIITGALVGSSGAILSYIMCKGMNRSFISVILGGFGGETAAAASGAVETRPVKQGSADDAAFIMKNAAKVIIVPGYGMAVAQAQHALREMADELKSEGVEVKYAIHPVAGRMPGHMNVLLAEANVPYDEVFELEDINGEFAQADVAFVIGANDVTNPAAKTDPSSPIYGMPILDVERAKTVLFIKRGMGSGYAGVENELFFRDNTMMLFGDAKKVVDEILKNL, encoded by the coding sequence ATGTCGGCCAATCTAGCCTCGATCCTCTACCTCGTCTCCGGCGTCCTGTTCATCCTGGCGCTGCGCGGCCTGTCCCATCCCACCACCTCCCGGCAGGGCAACCTCTACGGCATGGTGGGCATGGGGATCGCCATCCTCACCACCCTGTTCGTCTCCCCGCCGAGCGGATTCGGCGGCTGGGCCCTGGTGGTCCTGGGGTTGGCCATCGGCGGCGGCATCGGCGCCGTGGTCGCCAAACGCGTACCCATGACGGCGATGCCGCAGCTTGTGGCCGCCTTCCACTCCCTGGTGGGCCTCGCGGCCGTGCTGGTGGCGGCGGGCGCCCTCTACGCGCCGCAGGCCTTCGGCATCGGCTCGGAAGGCACCATCCACGGCGGGTCGCTGTTCGAGATGGCGCTCGGCGTCGCCATCGGGGCCATCACCTTCACCGGCTCCGTGATCGCGTTCCTGAAGCTTGACGGGCGCATGTCCGGCAGGCCGATCCTGCTGCCGAGCCGGCACCTGATCAACATCGCCCTCGGCCTTCTTCTGCTGGTGCTGCTCGTCGTCTTCATCCGCACCGAGAGCCATGCGGCCTTCTGGCTGATCGTGCTGGTCTCCTTCGTGCTCGGCGTGACGCTGATCATCCCCATCGGCGGCGCGGACATGCCGGTGGTCGTGTCGATGCTCAACTCCTATTCGGGCTGGGCGGCGGCGGGCATCGGCTTCACGCTGGGCAACCTCGCGCTCATCATCACGGGCGCGCTGGTCGGTTCCTCTGGCGCGATCCTGTCCTACATCATGTGCAAGGGCATGAACCGCTCCTTCATCTCCGTGATTCTCGGCGGCTTCGGCGGCGAGACGGCCGCCGCCGCGAGCGGTGCGGTCGAGACCCGTCCCGTCAAGCAGGGCTCGGCGGACGATGCCGCCTTCATCATGAAGAACGCCGCCAAGGTCATCATCGTGCCGGGCTACGGCATGGCGGTCGCCCAGGCGCAGCACGCGCTTCGCGAGATGGCAGACGAGCTCAAGAGCGAGGGCGTCGAGGTGAAGTACGCCATCCATCCGGTGGCGGGCCGCATGCCGGGCCACATGAACGTGCTGCTGGCGGAAGCCAACGTGCCGTACGACGAGGTGTTCGAGCTCGAGGACATCAACGGCGAGTTCGCGCAGGCCGACGTCGCCTTCGTCATCGGCGCCAACGACGTGACGAACCCGGCCGCCAAGACCGATCCGTCCTCACCGATCTACGGCATGCCGATCCTCGACGTGGAGCGTGCCAAGACCGTGCTGTTCATCAAACGCGGCATGGGCTCCGGCTATGCGGGCGTCGAGAACGAGCTGTTCTTCCGCGACAACACCATGATGCTCTTCGGCGACGCCAAGAAGGTGGTGGACGAGATCTTGAAGAATCTCTGA
- a CDS encoding GNAT family N-acetyltransferase has protein sequence MSNIFLRTALPADRDAVIELIHQLNVFEADLVGDRRRDYGAAAEYYDELMQRLSRRSGRVVLAVAEGVTVGAMGFSLDQDAAYVIDGVRNHGTVTDLIVHGDWRGQGIGQAFLKEAERLTREAGLKRLFIGVLAANERAERTYRTFGFEPYVSILSKEL, from the coding sequence ATGTCCAACATCTTCCTCCGCACCGCCCTCCCGGCCGACCGGGATGCCGTCATCGAGCTGATCCATCAGCTCAACGTCTTCGAGGCCGATCTCGTGGGCGACCGGCGGCGGGACTACGGGGCCGCGGCGGAGTATTACGACGAGCTGATGCAGCGCCTGTCCCGGCGCAGCGGCCGGGTCGTCCTGGCGGTGGCCGAGGGCGTGACCGTCGGCGCCATGGGATTCTCGCTCGATCAGGATGCTGCCTATGTGATCGACGGCGTGCGCAACCACGGCACGGTGACGGACCTGATCGTGCATGGCGACTGGCGCGGGCAGGGCATCGGTCAAGCCTTCCTGAAGGAAGCCGAGCGCCTGACCCGGGAGGCTGGCCTCAAGCGTCTCTTCATCGGCGTTCTCGCGGCCAATGAGCGGGCCGAGCGCACCTACCGCACCTTCGGCTTCGAGCCTTATGTCTCGATCCTGTCGAAGGAACTCTGA
- a CDS encoding nucleotidyltransferase family protein, whose product MNPATPLRGLADIERLLEAHADLHALLSHVESLGLPDGWIGAGFIRNTVWDVLHGRAVDMSCLNDVDVVFLDPTDVSKERDASLEAQLRILVPDMTWQVRNQARMHHANGDAPYRNTCDAIACWPETATAIAARSVGGKVEIMAPHGIQDLLNLIVRPTPAFEHKMGVYRKRVASKNWPARWPKLTMLMTWDEAYPALQSSFDRIET is encoded by the coding sequence ATGAACCCCGCCACTCCCCTGCGCGGCCTCGCCGATATCGAACGCCTTCTCGAAGCGCATGCGGACCTGCATGCGCTTCTTTCGCATGTGGAGAGCCTCGGGCTGCCGGATGGCTGGATCGGGGCGGGCTTTATCCGCAACACCGTCTGGGACGTGCTGCACGGACGCGCCGTTGATATGTCATGTCTCAATGATGTGGACGTCGTTTTTCTGGACCCTACCGATGTAAGCAAGGAACGAGACGCGTCGCTTGAAGCCCAGCTCCGAATCCTTGTGCCGGATATGACGTGGCAGGTGAGAAACCAGGCGCGAATGCATCATGCCAATGGGGACGCGCCCTACCGGAACACATGCGACGCAATTGCCTGCTGGCCGGAGACTGCCACGGCGATCGCCGCGCGTTCGGTCGGCGGCAAGGTCGAGATAATGGCGCCACACGGCATTCAGGATCTTCTGAACCTGATCGTGCGACCGACGCCAGCCTTCGAGCACAAGATGGGCGTGTACCGCAAACGGGTCGCGAGCAAGAATTGGCCCGCCCGCTGGCCGAAGCTGACGATGCTCATGACCTGGGACGAGGCTTATCCGGCTCTTCAGAGTTCCTTCGACAGGATCGAGACATAA
- a CDS encoding tetratricopeptide repeat protein: MFAPSIRRFAPLSLTFVALGLSACSTVGGGPTQRIAVVEEDTQGTSTVNISSLSDVIQRNPNDPSAYNTRGAAYARVGNYSSAIADFTKAVQLDPNYAPAYTNRALALRQTNRNDQALSDFTRSIQADPNYGPAYIGRANLYRAQNQYQEALADLNMATRLLPESAEALHSRGLLYQRQGMHQQAILDFDATIDRNPFVGAPYAARGQSFVATNQYDKAIEDFNAALNVDNKDANSWAWRGVALERKGDRSQALESYQRALALDSSNSVARQGSSKLQGGVAGLFRS; encoded by the coding sequence GTGTTCGCCCCATCGATTCGCCGTTTTGCCCCCCTGAGCCTGACCTTCGTCGCCCTCGGCCTTTCCGCTTGCAGCACCGTGGGCGGAGGCCCCACCCAGCGCATCGCCGTGGTGGAAGAGGACACGCAGGGCACGAGCACGGTCAACATCTCCTCCCTGTCGGACGTGATCCAGCGCAACCCGAACGACCCGAGCGCCTACAACACCCGCGGGGCGGCCTATGCCCGCGTGGGCAATTACAGCAGCGCCATCGCCGATTTCACCAAGGCGGTGCAGCTCGACCCGAATTACGCGCCGGCCTATACCAATCGCGCGCTCGCGCTGCGGCAGACGAACCGTAACGACCAGGCGCTCTCCGACTTCACGCGCTCGATCCAGGCCGATCCCAATTACGGCCCAGCCTATATCGGCCGCGCCAACCTGTATCGCGCCCAGAACCAGTATCAGGAAGCCCTCGCCGACCTGAACATGGCGACCCGCCTGCTGCCCGAATCGGCCGAAGCGCTCCACTCGCGCGGCCTGCTCTACCAGCGCCAAGGCATGCACCAGCAGGCGATCCTGGACTTCGACGCCACCATCGACCGCAATCCCTTCGTGGGCGCCCCCTATGCGGCTCGCGGTCAGAGCTTCGTGGCGACGAACCAGTACGACAAGGCCATCGAGGACTTCAACGCGGCCCTCAACGTCGACAACAAGGACGCCAATTCCTGGGCTTGGCGCGGCGTGGCCCTCGAGCGCAAGGGCGACCGGAGCCAGGCGCTCGAGAGCTATCAGCGCGCGCTGGCCCTCGACAGCAGCAACAGCGTCGCCCGACAGGGCAGCTCCAAGCTCCAGGGTGGCGTCGCAGGGCTGTTCCGCTCGTAA
- the rpsU gene encoding 30S ribosomal protein S21: MQVLVRDNNVDQALRALKKKMQREGIFREMKLRGHYEKPSEKKAREKAEAVRRARKLIRKRMQREGLLPSKPRPTR, from the coding sequence GTGCAGGTTCTTGTCCGGGATAACAACGTCGATCAGGCGCTCCGCGCTCTCAAGAAGAAGATGCAGCGTGAGGGTATCTTCCGCGAGATGAAGCTTCGCGGCCACTACGAGAAGCCGTCTGAGAAGAAGGCCCGCGAGAAGGCTGAAGCCGTCCGCCGCGCTCGCAAGCTGATCCGCAAGCGCATGCAGCGCGAAGGCCTGCTGCCTTCGAAGCCCCGTCCGACCCGCTAA
- a CDS encoding 5-(carboxyamino)imidazole ribonucleotide synthase, whose protein sequence is MIRPGCTLGILGGGQLGRMIAMAAAQLGLRTHIYAPEENSPAFEVATEYTIAPYEDEANLVRFAKAVDVVTYEFENVPSETAAILSAHALLAPNAQALAVSQDRFLEKSFIAGLGIAVAPFAPVSSEAELTEAVGRIGRPAVLKTRRFGYDGKGQVKIAPEADPLAAWEEIGRAASILEGFVPFEREVSVVAARTAAGAFAAYDLCANEHRNHILDTTRVPAGVSPETEEQAFRIARSIAEALDYVGVLAVELFLVTGDGSERLVVNEIAPRVHNSGHWTLGGAATSQFEQHVRAVCGWPLGGTARLGRVEMKNLIGHDADAWEEILADPGAHLHLYGKSEARAGRKMGHVTRVFPERG, encoded by the coding sequence ATGATCCGTCCCGGTTGCACCCTCGGCATTCTCGGCGGCGGCCAGCTCGGCCGCATGATCGCCATGGCGGCGGCGCAGCTGGGCCTGAGGACGCATATCTACGCGCCGGAGGAGAACAGCCCGGCCTTCGAGGTGGCGACCGAATACACCATCGCGCCTTATGAGGACGAGGCGAACCTGGTGCGCTTCGCCAAAGCCGTGGACGTGGTCACCTACGAGTTCGAGAACGTGCCGAGCGAGACGGCCGCTATCTTGAGCGCCCACGCGCTGCTCGCCCCCAATGCGCAGGCCTTGGCCGTGTCTCAGGACCGGTTTCTCGAAAAAAGCTTCATCGCGGGCCTCGGCATCGCGGTCGCGCCCTTCGCGCCGGTGTCCAGCGAGGCCGAGCTGACCGAGGCCGTCGGGCGGATCGGGCGCCCCGCCGTGCTCAAGACCCGCCGCTTCGGCTATGACGGCAAGGGGCAGGTGAAGATCGCGCCCGAGGCCGATCCCCTGGCGGCCTGGGAGGAGATCGGACGCGCAGCCTCCATCCTGGAAGGCTTTGTGCCTTTCGAGCGTGAGGTTTCCGTGGTGGCCGCCCGCACGGCCGCGGGCGCCTTCGCGGCCTATGACCTGTGCGCCAACGAGCATCGCAATCACATCCTGGACACCACCCGGGTCCCGGCCGGCGTCTCCCCTGAGACGGAGGAACAGGCTTTCCGCATCGCCCGCTCCATCGCGGAAGCGCTGGACTACGTGGGCGTGCTTGCGGTCGAGCTGTTTCTCGTAACCGGGGACGGGTCCGAGCGTCTCGTGGTGAACGAGATCGCCCCTCGGGTCCATAATTCCGGCCACTGGACCCTCGGCGGCGCCGCAACCTCGCAGTTTGAGCAGCATGTGAGGGCCGTCTGCGGCTGGCCTCTGGGAGGCACCGCCCGCCTCGGCCGGGTCGAAATGAAGAACCTGATCGGGCACGATGCGGACGCCTGGGAGGAAATTTTGGCCGATCCGGGAGCGCATCTGCATCTCTACGGCAAGTCGGAAGCCCGGGCGGGCCGCAAGATGGGTCATGTCACCCGGGTTTTTCCGGAACGGGGCTGA
- the purE gene encoding 5-(carboxyamino)imidazole ribonucleotide mutase — protein sequence MARPPIAIIMGSQSDWATMRHAAETLDALGVPYDTRIVSAHRTPDRLVAFAKGARAEGFQVIIAGAGGAAHLPGMTAAMTPLPVFGVPVESKALSGQDSLLSIVQMPAGIPVGTLAIGRAGAVNAALLAAAVLALHDPALSLRLDEWRKRQSESVAERPSNEG from the coding sequence ATGGCGCGTCCTCCTATTGCCATCATCATGGGCAGCCAGTCCGACTGGGCCACCATGCGCCACGCGGCCGAGACGCTCGATGCCCTGGGCGTTCCCTACGACACCCGCATCGTCTCCGCGCACCGCACGCCGGACAGGCTGGTGGCCTTCGCCAAGGGGGCCAGGGCGGAAGGGTTTCAGGTCATCATCGCAGGGGCCGGAGGAGCCGCCCACCTGCCCGGCATGACTGCCGCCATGACCCCCCTGCCCGTCTTCGGCGTGCCGGTGGAGTCGAAGGCTCTCTCGGGCCAGGACAGCCTGCTCTCCATCGTGCAGATGCCCGCCGGCATTCCGGTCGGCACGCTCGCCATCGGTCGCGCGGGTGCCGTGAATGCGGCGCTTCTCGCGGCCGCCGTGCTGGCCCTGCACGATCCCGCCCTCAGCCTGCGCCTCGACGAATGGCGGAAGCGCCAGAGCGAGAGCGTGGCCGAGCGCCCCTCCAACGAAGGCTAG
- a CDS encoding YdcH family protein, whose product MTELAELEAELARLKQEHRDLDMAIDALESMVAGDQLQVQRLKKRKLSLKDQIIRLEDQLTPDIIA is encoded by the coding sequence ATGACCGAATTGGCTGAACTGGAAGCGGAACTGGCCCGTCTGAAACAGGAGCACCGTGATCTCGACATGGCCATCGACGCCCTGGAGAGCATGGTCGCCGGGGACCAGCTCCAGGTTCAGCGCTTGAAGAAGCGCAAGCTTTCCCTCAAGGACCAGATCATCCGCCTCGAAGATCAGCTGACCCCCGACATCATCGCCTGA
- a CDS encoding YdcH family protein gives MPLQNHLTELERKHRALEREIQDTLNRPSSDDMRLAELKRKKLQLKDEITRLRTSESVVH, from the coding sequence ATGCCGCTGCAGAATCACCTGACGGAACTGGAACGGAAGCACCGCGCCCTCGAGCGAGAGATCCAGGATACGCTCAACAGACCGTCGTCGGATGACATGAGGCTGGCAGAACTCAAGAGGAAGAAGCTTCAGCTTAAGGACGAGATTACAAGACTGAGAACGTCCGAATCGGTGGTGCACTAG
- a CDS encoding TSUP family transporter, producing the protein MITDPLFYAAAIPAVILLGLAKGGFSGLGVLSLPLMALVVSPVQAAAITLPILIVQDVVSVWAYRHTWDRRNVVIMLLGAISGIVTGYLLAAQVSDAAVKLAVGVISVAFAIRRMVVERRATPPKPAPADVPRGVFWGWVTGFTSMIAHAGGPPFQIYVMPQRLPRDIFVGTGAVLFALVNWIKVPPYLALGQFTAENMTTAGALFPVAIASTWAGVLLVRRVSGQAFYTAVYVLLILVGAKLIYDGAVAYL; encoded by the coding sequence GTGATTACCGATCCCCTCTTCTATGCCGCCGCCATTCCCGCGGTGATCCTGCTCGGGCTGGCCAAGGGCGGGTTCTCGGGCCTCGGCGTCCTTTCGCTGCCCCTGATGGCCCTGGTGGTCTCGCCCGTGCAGGCCGCCGCCATCACCCTGCCGATCCTGATCGTGCAGGATGTGGTGTCGGTCTGGGCCTATCGGCATACCTGGGATCGGCGCAACGTGGTGATCATGCTCCTGGGCGCCATCTCGGGCATCGTCACGGGCTATCTCCTGGCCGCCCAAGTCTCCGATGCGGCCGTCAAGCTGGCCGTCGGGGTGATCTCCGTGGCCTTCGCCATCCGCCGCATGGTGGTGGAGCGCCGCGCGACCCCGCCCAAGCCAGCCCCGGCCGACGTGCCGCGCGGCGTCTTCTGGGGCTGGGTCACGGGTTTCACCAGCATGATCGCCCATGCGGGCGGGCCGCCCTTCCAGATCTATGTCATGCCCCAGCGCCTGCCGCGGGACATCTTCGTCGGCACCGGAGCCGTGCTCTTCGCGCTGGTCAACTGGATCAAGGTGCCACCCTATCTGGCGCTCGGGCAGTTCACGGCGGAGAACATGACGACCGCCGGCGCCCTGTTCCCGGTGGCCATCGCGTCGACCTGGGCCGGCGTGCTGCTTGTGCGACGGGTCTCAGGCCAGGCGTTCTACACGGCCGTCTACGTTCTGCTGATCCTCGTCGGCGCCAAGCTCATCTACGACGGCGCAGTGGCTTATCTCTAG